The following are encoded together in the Geobacter sulfurreducens PCA genome:
- a CDS encoding ABC transporter ATP-binding protein, giving the protein MIIEARDLSKAYTVGDRRIQVLDSVSLAVEPGEFLVIEGESGSGKSTLLSLLSGLDRPDSGRVIIEGRDITDLSEDDLAPLRNETFGFVFQSFHLVPSLSTLENVMFPAELRGDGEAREKAEALLARVGLTGRAASLPHQLSGGERQRCAICRALVNDPRIIFADEPTGNLDSVNGRGILDILLELHRERRTTLVLVTHSPEIARTADRVVRLHDGRIQAP; this is encoded by the coding sequence ATGATCATCGAAGCCCGCGACCTCTCGAAAGCATATACCGTCGGGGACCGCCGCATCCAGGTCCTCGACAGCGTCTCCCTGGCCGTGGAGCCGGGGGAATTCCTGGTTATCGAGGGAGAGAGCGGCAGCGGCAAGAGCACCCTGCTCTCGCTCCTGTCGGGGCTCGACCGTCCTGATTCGGGCCGGGTCATCATCGAGGGGCGCGACATCACCGACCTCTCCGAGGACGATCTGGCCCCCCTGCGCAACGAAACCTTCGGCTTCGTATTCCAGTCGTTCCACCTGGTGCCGTCCCTGTCAACCCTGGAGAACGTCATGTTCCCGGCGGAACTGCGGGGGGACGGGGAAGCCCGGGAGAAGGCCGAGGCGCTCCTGGCCCGGGTGGGGCTCACGGGACGGGCCGCGAGCCTGCCCCACCAGCTCTCCGGGGGCGAACGGCAGCGCTGCGCCATCTGCCGGGCCCTGGTGAACGACCCGCGCATCATCTTCGCGGACGAGCCCACCGGCAACCTGGATTCGGTGAACGGCCGGGGGATTCTCGATATCCTGCTGGAGCTGCACCGGGAACGGCGGACAACGCTTGTCCTGGTGACCCACAGCCCCGAGATCGCCCGCACCGCCGACCGGGTGGTGCGGCTCCATGACGGCCGGATTCAGGCCCCATGA